AGCCGCCATCAAACAGGCCGGCCGCATGCGCATGGAAGGCAAAGAGTACGTGGTTGCCGACGGCGACATTTTGCACTTCCTCTTCAACGTGTAGTCGCCTCGCCGCTGAGCGAGAGAGTCTCACTGCGTCATCGCCTCCGCCGCCTGGCCGAGGCGATGTGCTCGGTTTCTTTACTTACCGGAAACCTTCGCTAGGTTGCTCACGGATCGGAAACGTGAACGAAACCTTTCGCAGGGCCAGGCAGGCCCCCGGTTCAGCAACGCAAGGAGATTCAGTATGACGAAATCGAGCAAGGGAATGTGGCTGGGCGCCTCGGCGCTCTTTCTTGCGGTTGGCACCGCGGAGGCGCAGGACGACTTCGGCGGCCAGGCGAACACCCAGCCGTCCGCGGCAGACATCGCGATGGGCGGCGGCGCCTACCCCGCCGAGGAGGTGGCCCGCCCCATCAACCTGCAACCCGGCATGCTCGAGGTGGGGGGCGACCTGAACGTGTTCAAGGCCCCCGATCTCGGCGACCTCGTTGGCTTCACCCTGCGCGCCGACTACGGGGCCACCGACAAGCTCCAGGTGGGGCTGCGTCTGCCCCTGGCGTTGGCCACGCCCGGGAATCTCGAGTCCCTCGGCGGCGTCTGGGTCAACGGGCTCTACGCTCTACACGAGATGGTCTCGTTGCGCCTCGACGTGGGTTACGGCCATGCCGGCCTCCCTGCGGGCCTCGTGACGTCGGTTGCTCCCACATTCTTCGACCTCGAAGGCATGACGTTGGGCTTCCGCCTGGGCGCCGCCTTCAAGCACCGCTTCAACGAGCAGCTCGCCGTGACGGCCGATCCCGGCCTCGTGTTTCAGCTCGACGGAGCCTTCGGTGACTCGGGCGCGGAGACGTTCCAGGCGCTCTGGGTGCCCTTGGCTCTGTGGTATCAGGCCACCTCCAACGTAGCGGTGGCTGTGAACACCGGCATCCTTTCGGCCCACGAGTTCAAGTTCAGCGGGGATGACGGCGCCCAGCTGCCTTTGTTCCTGACGGGCCAGTTCACGACCCTCGAAGGCCACCTCGACGTGGGCGCCAACCTGGGTTTGGCGAACCTCACGACGGGTGAAGGTCAGGACGTCGGCGACACGCTCTTCCTGGGCGTCTTCGGCACCTACCGGCTGTAAATCACGCGCTTCCGTGCAAAGGCCGGCCCTGTCGCCGGCCTTTGCCGTTTCGAAGGGCCTTTTTGAACGCCTCTTTCGCAAAAACGTCTGACCCACTCTCGCAGGCACCGTCACAGGGGGGAGCATGATGACAACTTCCCTTCACACCCCCTCGATGCTCCCAAAGCCGCGCCGCTTCGGCCTTCCCACCTTTGCGCTGCTGGCCTTCACCATCCTCGTGGCCGGGACCTCCGGCTGTGCCGCCCTACGCGGGCAGCGCGCCCGTACCCAGCACATTCGCATGCGCACGGAGACCCTCGTCTACAACCAGCCCATTCAGGCTGTTTGGCCCCAAGCCCAAGCCATGCTCTTCGAACGCGGCCTGGCCACGAAGGCCACGGACAGCGGCGGCGCCTACGTTCTCGAGACGCAGACGCCACCACGGCCAGTGCGATCCTGGCCGAGGCCGACAGCGCAGGGGCCGCCGCGCGCGCGCAGAACCAATGAGCCGCGCTTTCGGAGGCCCTCAGCGACCGAGCGCACCCGTCAGCCAGGCCCACGCCAGGCCCAGGTATTCGTGCCAAGCACGTTCGACCTTACCCAGACCCCGGCTTCCCGGGAGCAGATCCTGCCACCCGAACCCGTTGCCGGTCGTGTAGTCGCAAGGCGCGGGGTGCACGTCGAATCCCTGCGCCCGGAACAGGGCCACCGCGCGGGGCATGTGCCAGGCCGACGTGACGAGGACGATCGACCGAGGCCCGAGCCGTTCGCGCAGAAAGCGGGCTTCGCTTTCGGTGTCGCGGGGACGCGCCTCTTCGATGATCGCGGTGCGCGGAACGCCCAGCGCTGCGGCCGCTGCGCCGGCAAGCTCGGCCTGGGACACTTCGGTCCCGGTCGCCGCGCCCGAAACAACCAGCTGGGCGCCGGGGAGCGCGCGCCAGATGCGAAGGCCCTCCGCGAGCCGTCCCAGGGCCGCGGGGTTGAGCTGCACGGCGGGGGCCGCCCCTGCAATCCGGCGGGCAGCCCCGCCCAGCACCACCACGTAGCGTAGTGACGCATCGGTGAGCTTCACGTCCCGCGGCATCGGAGCGTAGCGGCGCTCGAGAGGCGCGATGAGCGCGCTGCCCACCGGGTCACAGGTTGAAAGCCCGAGCACACCGAGCCCCACGAACGCCAAGCCACGCCCCAGCCTCTGCCGCCGCCACCAAAACAGCCCCGCGGCCACGACCCACAATCCCAGCACCAGCGGCAAGGGCGCAAGGCACGCCGAGAGGAGCTTTTTGAAGAGAAACATCGGGAGGGCGAACCCTCAAGGCTTGAGGAGCTTGAAGGCGTGCCCCCACTGGTTGCGCAGGAAGCCTGGAATGCACCACAGCATGCACAGGGGCTCGATGGCTCGCGCTGCCGCGGCGCCCCCCATGTCTTCGCTTTCCCAGCCGAAGACGTCGAGCAGGGCCTCCACCTTTCGCTTGGCGGCCGCATCGTTGCCGGCGATGAACATGGTGGGCTTTCCGCCGGGCAACGCGGGGTTGACCATGAGCGCGTTGCCCACGCAGGAAAACGCCTTCACGAAGTGCGCTTCAGGCACCTGTTTTTGCAGGCGCTCCATGAGAGACTCGTCGAGGTTTGTGAAGAACTTCAGCACGCCGCCTTCGGGCGGCGCTTCCGCGATCGGGTTCGTGGCGTCCATGATCACCTTGCCGCGCAGGTGGGCCACGCCGGCGGCTGCGAGCGCCTCGGCCGCGATACCGCCCTTGACCGCCAGCACGATCACGTCCCCGAACGCGGCGGTCTCGGCGAACGTCCCAAGCGACACGCCCTGACCGGCACCCGCCTGCCAATCGCTCAGCTTCTCGGGCGAGCGGCTCCCGATCATCACCTCGTGTCCGTGTTTTTTGAACCCTGCGGCAAGCACCTGACCCACTTGCCCGGAACCCAGCACACCAATCTTGTCAGCCATGTCGTATCCGCCTTTCAAAGCCGCAGGATGCCACACGGTGCAACCGCGCGCGGCCCCCCGGCCCAAGAACCCGCCCTGGCCCTGGCGGGGCGAAGGAAAAACGACGCCCCGGCCATCGCCCGGCCGTGAGCGGCATCCAAGCGCGTGCAAGGCCCTCGCGCCCATGCCACCTTCAGCCTCCCCCCGCTCATGAAGCCTCCCCTCCCGTCCCGCAGCATCACCGTCGAAGGCGCCCGCCACAACAACCTGAAGAACGTTTCGGTGCAGATACCCGTGGGCGCCGTCACCGCGATCACCGGGGTGGCCGGGGCCGGGAAATCGTCGTTGGCCTTCGACATTCTTTACGCCGAAGGTCACCGCCGTTACGTCGAGACCTTCAGCGCCTATGCGCGGCAGTTCCTCGAGCGGCTCGATCGCCCCAAAGCCGAGCGCATCGAGGGCGTGCTGCCGGCCGTGGCGATCGATCGCACGGCGCCCGTACGATCGTCGCGATCGACGGTGGGCACGATGACCTCGATCGCCGATTACCTCCGGGCCCTGTTCGCGCGGGCCAGTCAGCTCACGTGCGCACGATGCGGCAAGCCCGTGGTGCGTGCCACGCCTTCGGCGATCTTCGAGCGGCTCGTGTCCGAGGCGCCGGGACAGCAGGCCCTGGTCACCTTCGCCCTCACGAGCGGCAAGCTCTCGCCCACGCTCTTGCGTGAGTCTTTGGCGCGCAACGGCTTTCAGCGCGTTCTCGAGAACGGCGAGGCCGTCAAGCTCGACGCCGCCGCGCTCACCGCGGACCCCGTGTGTGTCGTGCTCGACCGCGTGCGCATCGACGCGCACAGCCGCCAGCGCCTCATCGATTCCTTCGAGGCCGCTCTGCGTTGGGGACACGGCTCCCTCACGGTGCAGGTCGAAGGAAAAGCCCTCACCTGGAGCGAAAGCCTCACCTGCTGCGGCGTCACCTACCCCGACCCTTCCGCGGCGATGTTCTCGTTCAATAACCCCGTGGGCGCGTGCGAGAGCTGTCGTGGCTTTGGCCGCACGATGGGCATCGACCCCAACCTGGTGGTGCCCGATCCCCGCTTGTCGATCAAGCAAGGCTGCCTCAAGCCCTTGCAGAGCCCCTCGTACAAGGAATGCCAGGACGACCTCGAGCGCTTCTGCCGGCGCGCGGGCATTCCGCTCGGCACGCCCTGGGCAGAGCTCGACGACAAAACGCGCGCGCAGATCTGGGACGGGGAGCCCGACGGCCGTAAGGACTGGAAGCGCAAGTGGTACGGCGTGGCCGGCTTTTTCGAGTGGCTCGAGGGCCGCAGCTACAAGATGCACGTGCGGGTGCTGCTCTCGCGGTACCGCCACTACTCTGCCGTGCACCGCCTGCGGAGGCACGCGGCTCAAGCCCGAGGCGCTGCTTTACACGGTGGAGGGGCGTACCTTGCCTGCGCTCGAGGCAGAGACCCTCACGCACGTCGATGCGTTCTTTTCCGCGTGGCAGCGCCGCCCCACGGATGCCGCCAGCACGTTGCTCCTCGGTGAGCTGCAAAGCCGGCTGCGGTTCTTGGTCGACGTGGGGCTTGGGTATCTCACGCTCGCCCGTCAGTCCCGCACCTTGTCGGGGGGCGAAGCCCAGCGGGTGGGGCTGGCCACCGCGCTCGGCAGTGCCCTGTCGAGCACGCTTTATGTCCTCGACGAGCCCTCGGTGGGGCTTCACGCCCGCGACGCCGCCCGTTTGGCCGAGGTGCTCGTGCGCCTGGCCCGCAAGGACAACGCCGTGGTCGTGGTGGAGCACGATCCCACCTTGATTCGCGCCGCCGATCACGTGATCGATCTCGGCCCCGGCCCGGGCCCCGCGGGCGGGCACGTGGTGTACGCGGGCCCCGTGGCCGGTTTGCTGGACGTGAAGGCGTCGAAGACGGCCGCCTTTCTGGGCGGAACGACGCTGGCCGCCACCCGAACGCCGCGCACGCTCGATCCCGCGCACGGCATCCGCATCGAGGGCGCACGGGAGAACAACCTGCACGACGTGACGGTGACCGTGCCGCTCGGCGGCTTCGTCTGCGTCACGGGGGTGTCGGGGTCGGGAAAATCCACGTTGGTGGATCAGGTGCTCTACCGCAATCTACGGCGGCTTTTGGGCCAGCCCGAGTCCGAGCCAGGCGCTTGCACGCGGGTCACGCTGCCGAAGGGTCAAGAGCTCTCGGATGTGGTGTTCGTCGACCAAACCCCGCTCGGGGCCAGCGGGCGCGTGAACGCGGCCACGTACCTCGGCGTGCTGGATCCCTTGCGCAAGGCCTTTGCGGGCACCGCGCAAGCCAAGGCGGCCAAGCTCACCACCTCGGCCTTCTCGTTCAATTCCTCGGTCGGCGCGTGCCCGCTGTGCCAGGGGGCGGGCTACGAGAAAATTGAGCTGCAGTTTTTGCCCGATGCGCACGTGCGCTGCCCCGCCTGTGACGGCAAGCGCTTCTGCCCCGAGTCGCTCGCGGTGACGTACGAAGGGCTCACCATTGCGGAGCTTCTGGATCTACCCGCCTCCCAAGTCATCGCGCGCTTTGCGCACAGCAAGCCCGTGGTGCGCGCGCTACAGCCGCTCGTCTCCCTGGGGCTCGGCTACCTCACGTTGTCACAGCCCGCGCCCACGTTGTCGGGAGGCGAATCGCAGCGCCTGAAGTTGGCGGCACACCTTGCGGGAGCCGCCGAGGCCGCACCGCAGCTCTTCATTCTCGACGAACCCACCACGGGGCTTCACCCGGCGGACGTGGAATCCCTGCTGGGCGCCATCGACACCCTCACGGCGGCGGGACACAGCGTGGTGGTGGTCGAGCACAACCAGCAAGTGGCGCTGGCGGCCGACTGGATCATCGATCTCGGACCCGAAGGCGGCGACCGGGGCGGCCGCGTGGTGGGACAAGGCCCGCCCGCCGCGATCGCGAAGCTGGACACGCCCACGGGCCAGTCGCTGCGAGACACCCTGGCGCGCGCGCAGCGCCCCGCGAAGGCCTCACGCGCCGCCGAAGCGCAGGCGCCCTACACCCCCCGCGCCACGATCGACATCCAGGGGGCACGCGAACACAACCTGAAAGACGTCACGGTCAAGGTGCCCCCGCAACGCCTTCGTCGCGGTCACAGGGGCGTCGGGCTCGGGCAAATCCACGCTGGCCTTCGACGTGCTTTACGCCGAGGGCCAGCGTCGCTACCTCGATTGTCTTTCAACCTACGTGCGACAGTTCGTGCGGCCTTTGGCCCGCCCGGACGTGGATCGCGTCGAGGGTGTTCCGCCCACGGTGGCGCTGGAACAGAAGCTCTCGCATGGCTCGGCGCTGTCCACGGTGGGCACCGCGTCCGAGGTCTATCACTACCTGCGCCTGGTGTTCGCGTGGCTCGGCACGCCCCACTGTCCCAAGTGCGGTTTGGCCGGCGAAAGCGCCGACGCCAAGGCGCTGGCCGCGCGGGTGGCCGCTCACCACGCAAAGAAAATCTTCACGGTGTTGGCGCCCCTCGTCCGCAAGCGCAAGGGCCTTCACACCGAGCTCATCACCGCGGCTGCCAAGCGAGGGGTCGACGAGGTGCGCATCGACGGGGCCTACCACCCCGCTGCCAAGCCCCCCAAACTCGATCGCTACCAGGTGCACGACGTCGAGGCGGTGGTGGCGCGGTTTGGCCGCACGCCCGCGCCCGCCCCGGTCGCCGAGGCGATCGCGCGCGCTCTCGAGCTCGGTGGGGGCCAGGTGCTGGTGCAAAGCGCCGAGGGCGATCGCTACTACTCGACTCTACGCGCCTGCCCCTCGTGCGGTACGGGGCTGCCCGTTCCCGACCCACGTCTCTTCACCTTCAGCCAGACATTCGGGGGATGCCCGGCCTGCCAGGGCTTGGGGACCGAGCCGCTCGCTGCGATCGATGACGACGACGATGAAGGCGTGGCGCTCGAGGCTCCCGCCACACCCTGCAAAGCCTGCAACGGCTCGCGGCTCTCGGCGGCGGCACGTGCGGTGAAGCTCGGGGGCGAACACATCGGCCAGGTGGCGAGCCGCACGGTGCGTGACGCACGGGCCTTCACCGCGGCGCTGCGCACGAGCGGGGGCGCGATCCCGCTCGAGCTCGAAGAGTCCGTGTTGCCCGAGATCGAACGGCGCCTTGCGGTCCTCGACGACTTGGGCCTGGGTTACCTCACGCTCGACCGGGGGGCCCATACCCTCTCGACGGGCGAAGCGCAGCGGGTCCGCATCGTGGCACAGCTGGCCTCGAACCTGCGGGGCGTTTGCTACGTGCTCGACGAGCCCACCGTGGGCCTGCACCCGCGCGACGCGTCCGCGCTCACCGACGCGCTCATCGGGCTGCGCGATCGCGGCAACACGGTGGTGGTGGTGGAGCACGACGAAGCCGTGATCCGCCGTGCCGATCACATGATCGACCTTGGCCCCGGGGCCGGCACGCACGGAGGCCACGTCGTGGCCCAGGGCACACCCGCGCAGGTGGAGAAAACAGAGGGCTCACTCACGGCGCAGTGGTTACGGGGCCACGCTTCGCCCCCCCCGCCTCCGCGTCGCCCGCTCGAAGGAACCGCTCGACTGGTGCTCACGGGCGCCCGCTTGCACAACCTGCGCAACCTGAGGGTTGAGCTTCCCCTCGGACGCCTCGTCTGCGTGACCGGTGTGTCCGGCTCGGGCAAATCCACTTTGGTACGAAGAGTCCTCTACCAGGCGGTGAAGGCGAAGTTGGGTAAAAAGCCCCTGCCCTCGTTCGTCAAGACGCTCGAGGGCACCGGCCCTCTCGACCGCGCGCTGCAAGTCGATGAAACGCCCATTGGGCGCACACCGCGTTCGGTCCCCGCCACCTACGTCGACATCCTCACGCCGATTCGCAACCTGTTCGCGGAGACACCCGACGCTCGCGCCCGGGGCTGGAAGAGCAACCGCTTTTCCTTCAACGTCAAGGGCGGGCGCTGCGAGACCTGCGAAGGCCAGGGCCGATTGAAGATCAGCATGGCCTTGCTGCCCGACGTCTACATCCCTTGCGCCACCTGCAATGGCCGCCGCTACAACACGGACACGCTGGCCGTGACGTGGAAAGGCCAGACCATCGCCGATGTGTTGGAGATGGCGATCGAAGACGCCGCAAACGTGTTTTCGGCGTTTCGTCCGATCGCCGAGCCACTGCGCTTCATGCAGGACATCGGCCTTGGATACCTGCGCCTGGGGCAACCGAGTCCCACGCTGTCGGGGGGTGAAGCCCAGCGCATCAAGCTGGCGGCCGAGCTGGCCTCGAGCGGCGCGGGCCGTTCCCTCTTCGTGCTCGACGAGCCCACGACGGGCCTGCACATGGCTGATGTGGCCAAGATGATCGCCGCCCTCCAGAAGCTGGTGGATCGGGGCGACACCGTGGTGGTGATCGAGCACAACCTCGACGTGATTCGGGCGGCGGACTGCCTCATCGACATGGGGCCCGAAGGCGGTGACGCCGGCGGCCAGGTCGTCGCCTGGGGCACGCCCGAGGAGGTCGCCGCCCACCCGGCGTCCCGCACCGCCGCCTTCTTGAACGCTGCCACGCCCCGCCAGAGCCTCGCCAAACCCCGGCGCAAAGGCACAACGGCGCGCCCCGCGCCCCGGGGCTGAGGCGGTCTCCCGGCATCGAAGCTCAAGCCCACGAAGAGAGCCGCCGAAGGAGGCGTAGGGCGCGGCTTTCGCGCGGGCTCATGAAGATCCTGATCGCAGACGCCGACCTCATCACGAGAACCCTGCTGGACAAAGCGCTTCAGCAGGCAGGCTACGAGGTCACCCTGGCCGCCTCGGCCGAGGAAGCCGAGCTGCAGCTGGTGGCCGACGCGCAGCTTGCCGCCGTCGTGCTGGATGGCAAAGCCTCCGCAGGCTTTGGGGCCCCGCTGTGTGCCCGC
The sequence above is a segment of the Myxococcales bacterium genome. Coding sequences within it:
- a CDS encoding NAD(P)-binding domain-containing protein, with translation MADKIGVLGSGQVGQVLAAGFKKHGHEVMIGSRSPEKLSDWQAGAGQGVSLGTFAETAAFGDVIVLAVKGGIAAEALAAAGVAHLRGKVIMDATNPIAEAPPEGGVLKFFTNLDESLMERLQKQVPEAHFVKAFSCVGNALMVNPALPGGKPTMFIAGNDAAAKRKVEALLDVFGWESEDMGGAAAARAIEPLCMLWCIPGFLRNQWGHAFKLLKP
- a CDS encoding YdcF family protein, with the translated sequence MFLFKKLLSACLAPLPLVLGLWVVAAGLFWWRRQRLGRGLAFVGLGVLGLSTCDPVGSALIAPLERRYAPMPRDVKLTDASLRYVVVLGGAARRIAGAAPAVQLNPAALGRLAEGLRIWRALPGAQLVVSGAATGTEVSQAELAGAAAAALGVPRTAIIEEARPRDTESEARFLRERLGPRSIVLVTSAWHMPRAVALFRAQGFDVHPAPCDYTTGNGFGWQDLLPGSRGLGKVERAWHEYLGLAWAWLTGALGR
- a CDS encoding ATP-binding cassette domain-containing protein: MAAHHAKKIFTVLAPLVRKRKGLHTELITAAAKRGVDEVRIDGAYHPAAKPPKLDRYQVHDVEAVVARFGRTPAPAPVAEAIARALELGGGQVLVQSAEGDRYYSTLRACPSCGTGLPVPDPRLFTFSQTFGGCPACQGLGTEPLAAIDDDDDEGVALEAPATPCKACNGSRLSAAARAVKLGGEHIGQVASRTVRDARAFTAALRTSGGAIPLELEESVLPEIERRLAVLDDLGLGYLTLDRGAHTLSTGEAQRVRIVAQLASNLRGVCYVLDEPTVGLHPRDASALTDALIGLRDRGNTVVVVEHDEAVIRRADHMIDLGPGAGTHGGHVVAQGTPAQVEKTEGSLTAQWLRGHASPPPPPRRPLEGTARLVLTGARLHNLRNLRVELPLGRLVCVTGVSGSGKSTLVRRVLYQAVKAKLGKKPLPSFVKTLEGTGPLDRALQVDETPIGRTPRSVPATYVDILTPIRNLFAETPDARARGWKSNRFSFNVKGGRCETCEGQGRLKISMALLPDVYIPCATCNGRRYNTDTLAVTWKGQTIADVLEMAIEDAANVFSAFRPIAEPLRFMQDIGLGYLRLGQPSPTLSGGEAQRIKLAAELASSGAGRSLFVLDEPTTGLHMADVAKMIAALQKLVDRGDTVVVIEHNLDVIRAADCLIDMGPEGGDAGGQVVAWGTPEEVAAHPASRTAAFLNAATPRQSLAKPRRKGTTARPAPRG